From Chionomys nivalis chromosome 21, mChiNiv1.1, whole genome shotgun sequence, a single genomic window includes:
- the Herpud1 gene encoding homocysteine-responsive endoplasmic reticulum-resident ubiquitin-like domain member 1 protein: protein MEPEPQPEPQPEPQPEQVTLLVKSPNQRHRDLELSGDRSWSVSHLKAHLSRVYPERPRPEDQRLIYSGKLLLDHQCLRDLLPKQEKRHVLHLVCNVKSPSKMPEASTKGAESTEQPANTNQAQHPGDSSSDGLRQREVLRNLSPSGWENISRPEAVQQAFQGLGPGFSGYTTYGWLQLSWFQQIYARQYYMQYLAATAASGAFVPTPRAQEIPVVSTPAPAPIHNQFPAENQPANQNAAAQVVVNPGANQNLRMNAQGGPLVEEDDEINRDWLDWTYSAATFSVFLSILYFYSSLSRFLMVMGATVVMYLHHVGWFPFRQRPAQNFPGDGPPPQEAANQDPNNNLQEGTDPETEDPNRLPPDRDVLDREQASPSFMSTAWLVFKTFFASLLPEGPPAIPN, encoded by the exons ATGGAACCCGAGCCGCAGCCCGAGCCGCAGCCTGAGCCGCAGCCCGAACAGGTCACGCTGCTGGTGAAGAGCCCCAACCAGCGCCATCGCGACTTGGAACTGAGCGGCGACCGCAGTTGGAGTGTGAGCCACCTTAAGGCCCACTTGAGCCGAGTCTACCCTGAGCGTCCG CGCCCCGAGGACCAGAGGTTAATTTATTCCGGGAAGCTGCTGTTGGATCACCAGTGTCTCCGAGACTTGCTTCCAAAG CAGGAAAAGCGACATGTTTTGCATCTCGTGTGCAATGTGAAGAGTCCCTCAAAAATGCCAGAAGCCAGCACAAAG GGCGCTGAATCCACAGAGCAGCCGGCTAACACTAATCAGGCACAGCATCCTGGTGATTCCTCGAGCGATGGTCTAAGGCAAAGGGAAGTTCTTCGAAACCTTTCTCCCTCCGGATGGGAGAACATCTCCCG GCCTGAAGCTGTCCAGCAGGCATTCCAAGGTCTTGGGCCTGGCTTCTCCGGCTACACAACCTATGGGTGGCTGCAGCTCTCCTGGTTTCAGCAGATCTATGCAAGACAGTACTACATGCAATA ctTGGCTGCCACTGCTGCATCAGGAGCTTTTGTCCCAACACCAAGGGCGCAAGAAATACCTGTGGTCTCTACACCGGCTCCAGCTCCTATTCACAATCAGTTTCCGGCAGAAAACCAGCCAGCCAATCAGAATGCAGCTGCTCAAGTGGTCGTTAATCCTGGAGCCAACCAGAACTTGCGGATGAATGCACAGGGTGGCCCTCTTGTGGAAGAAGATGATGAGATTAACAGAGACTGGCTGGACTGGACCTACTCGGCGGCCACCTTTTCCGTTTTCCTCAGCATCCTCTACTTCTACTCCTCGCTGAGCAGGTTCCTCATGGTCATGGGCGCCACCGTGGTTATGTACCT GCATCACGTCGGGTGGTTTCCCTTCAGACAGAGGCCAGCTCAGAACTTCCCGGGTGATGGTCCTCCTCCTCAGGAAGCTGCAAACCAGGACCCCAACAATAACCTGCAG GAAGGCACGGATCCTGAGACGGAAGACCCCAACCGCCTCCCCCCAGACCGTGATGTGCTGGACCGTGAGCAGGCCAGCCCATCGTTCATGAGCACCGCATGGCTGGTCTTCAAgactttctttgcttctctgcttcctgaaggcCCGCCAGCTATACCAAACTGA